One window of Atribacter laminatus genomic DNA carries:
- a CDS encoding S1C family serine protease, translating to MIRKKIYSFNLIIVFMLLLFSLPVMASDISDTIVKVYAVSDPPDYLNPWNMMGPSSVTGSGAIIEGNRILTNAHVVSDLTFLQVRRYGDTQRYPARLLAISHQCDLALITVDDPSFFQNIDPLPIGDLPATNQEVLVYGFPMGGDTLSITKGVVSRIEHQPYVHSSIALLAGQIDAAINPGNSGGPVIVDGKIVGVVMQGIPSSQNIGYMVPAPIIKHFFEDLSDGKLDGFPNLGVYMQYMENPDIREKYTMPANITGILVNQVIPGSSADGIIQPEDVILSIDDSLIANDGTVEFRAKERTNLAYIVQKHQIGDDLNLKILRNGEIQSLSVNLSSSYEKNWLIPYEQYETLPTYYIYGGLVFSPLSVNLFNIWGSNWFNNAPKELVALLANNIPTVEEEQVIILLRVLPASVNDGYQNYAPWIVKKVNSKEILNMEELQQAIENDEGNSFVILENNSNQQIVLNREKVKQANPQILATYKIREDRSLDLQ from the coding sequence ATGATTAGAAAAAAAATTTATTCGTTCAATTTAATAATTGTCTTTATGTTATTACTTTTTTCCTTACCAGTAATGGCGTCCGACATATCCGACACCATTGTAAAAGTATACGCTGTATCTGATCCTCCTGATTACTTAAATCCTTGGAACATGATGGGACCTTCTTCGGTCACTGGTTCAGGGGCTATTATCGAAGGGAATCGTATCCTTACTAATGCCCACGTTGTAAGTGATCTTACCTTTCTCCAGGTTCGCCGGTATGGCGACACGCAACGATATCCAGCTCGATTATTGGCAATATCCCATCAATGTGATCTTGCTTTGATTACCGTTGATGACCCTAGTTTTTTTCAAAATATCGATCCTTTGCCCATTGGGGACCTTCCGGCTACCAACCAAGAAGTATTGGTTTATGGTTTCCCCATGGGGGGCGATACGCTGAGCATCACTAAAGGAGTTGTATCGCGCATTGAACACCAACCTTATGTACATAGCTCTATTGCACTTTTAGCCGGCCAAATAGATGCAGCTATCAATCCAGGAAACAGCGGTGGTCCGGTAATTGTTGACGGTAAAATTGTCGGTGTAGTTATGCAAGGGATTCCCAGTTCCCAAAATATTGGATACATGGTTCCAGCACCGATCATAAAACATTTTTTTGAAGACCTTTCAGATGGAAAATTGGATGGTTTTCCCAACCTCGGAGTTTATATGCAATACATGGAAAACCCTGATATTCGAGAAAAATACACCATGCCAGCAAATATAACCGGGATTTTGGTAAATCAAGTTATCCCTGGTTCGTCCGCTGATGGTATCATCCAGCCCGAGGACGTTATCCTCTCGATAGACGATTCACTTATTGCTAACGATGGAACAGTGGAATTTCGTGCAAAAGAAAGAACCAATTTAGCCTATATTGTTCAAAAACATCAAATTGGCGATGATTTAAATCTTAAAATTTTACGCAACGGCGAAATTCAAAGCCTATCGGTAAATCTTAGCAGCTCTTATGAAAAAAATTGGTTGATCCCCTATGAGCAATATGAAACCCTACCGACCTATTACATTTATGGTGGCTTAGTTTTTTCTCCTTTAAGTGTTAACTTGTTTAATATATGGGGTTCTAACTGGTTTAATAATGCTCCTAAAGAATTGGTCGCATTGCTCGCCAATAACATCCCAACAGTCGAAGAAGAACAAGTCATTATTCTTTTACGGGTTTTACCAGCATCGGTTAATGACGGGTATCAAAACTATGCTCCATGGATTGTAAAAAAAGTAAATAGCAAAGAAATTCTTAATATGGAAGAACTGCAACAAGCTATTGAAAACGATGAAGGGAATTCATTTGTCATATTGGAAAATAATTCCAATCAACAGATTGTCTTAAATCGTGAAAAAGTTAAACAAGCCAATCCTCAAATCCTTGCCACCTACAAGATTCGAGAAGATCGTTCATTGGATTTACAGTAA
- a CDS encoding IS481 family transposase: MPWTEVHKVDLRQELIYRYLNKEKVTDLCREYGISRKTAYKFIHRFQAFGLDGLKDQSRRPHHLAGQTDALTEQMILDTKFKHPSWGAKKLKPALERQYPDIVFPAISTISAILSRHGLVRSHPRRLRRSVPTSQLRTSHEPNEIWCVDFKGQFRTQDRKYCYPLTITDHYSRYLLACEALSSPSIQESLPVFKECFSTYGLPQVIRSDNGSPFASLHSPFGLTQLSVWLVKLGIILERIDPGHPEQNSRHERMHRTLKEEACQKPATNLFTQQDRFETFKTIYNTVRPHEAINQETPASWYHKSDRPYPKTLSDCEYPHHTLTRKVDSSGRISLYGNRLIRISKVFAGELLGFKDYTHSWLVSFSTYDIGIIDKKTLTFESTEIQDD; this comes from the coding sequence ATGCCATGGACGGAGGTACACAAAGTGGATCTCAGACAAGAATTGATTTATCGTTATCTCAACAAGGAAAAGGTGACAGATTTGTGTCGAGAATATGGAATCTCTCGAAAAACCGCCTATAAGTTTATTCATCGTTTTCAAGCCTTTGGTTTGGATGGACTTAAAGATCAATCCCGACGTCCTCATCACCTGGCGGGTCAAACTGATGCCCTGACCGAGCAAATGATTCTGGATACCAAATTCAAGCATCCCAGTTGGGGAGCTAAAAAGCTCAAGCCCGCCTTGGAAAGACAGTATCCCGATATTGTCTTTCCAGCAATCAGTACCATCAGTGCCATCTTATCTCGCCATGGACTGGTGAGATCACACCCTCGTCGATTGAGAAGAAGTGTGCCAACCAGTCAACTTCGAACCAGCCATGAACCCAATGAGATCTGGTGTGTCGACTTTAAAGGACAATTTCGAACCCAAGATCGGAAATACTGTTATCCTTTAACCATCACCGATCACTATAGCCGGTATCTCCTTGCCTGTGAAGCTCTTTCCTCTCCCAGCATTCAAGAATCCCTTCCGGTCTTCAAAGAGTGCTTTTCCACATATGGTCTTCCCCAGGTGATCCGCAGTGATAACGGGAGTCCCTTTGCTTCTCTTCACTCTCCCTTTGGACTCACTCAACTCTCGGTGTGGTTAGTGAAACTCGGCATCATCTTAGAGCGCATTGATCCGGGACATCCAGAACAAAATAGCCGTCATGAACGGATGCACCGCACCTTAAAAGAAGAGGCCTGTCAAAAACCAGCCACCAATCTTTTCACCCAACAAGACCGCTTTGAAACCTTTAAAACCATCTATAACACCGTACGACCCCATGAAGCAATCAACCAAGAAACCCCAGCTTCCTGGTACCACAAAAGTGACCGGCCCTATCCAAAAACCTTAAGTGATTGTGAATATCCTCATCATACGCTCACTCGTAAAGTCGATTCCTCAGGACGGATTTCTCTTTATGGCAACCGTCTGATCAGAATCAGTAAAGTCTTTGCTGGTGAACTTCTCGGATTCAAAGACTATACTCATTCCTGGTTAGTTAGTTTCTCTACCTATGATATTGGTATAATTGATAAAAAGACCCTTACTTTTGAATCAACGGAGATTCAAGATGATTAA
- a CDS encoding IS4 family transposase yields MKTPLLSGRIDLGKKTNHHKERGVFMTILPENLENERTLFPMFSSFMKEFKLNQLFRKCSIRKEKGFPVKDVFQMIFLLVFTGKNVSGIFCSKNPIFQGKKDTLYRFLHKTGGNWRKFLFLLSTKVVSEALLPFTSLKRYTWVVDDSPYERPRSLKVEGLSRFYDHAQGRFSRGFRMLTLGLTDGATFIPFAFSLLSSHQKENQLCPMDASIDGRSKRAHLRKESQEKTPEVFFNLLDGALKHCPLVSTILFDSWFSFPALIRKCALRGLSVVCMLKNTPKIYYSFGGKVLSLSSLFNRIQKRPQGPILGSCVINLNLTDNPLYARIVLVRSEKQKNQWLALLSTDLSLSEDEIVTLYGKRWDIEVFFKMVKSFLKLTREFQVRSYDALVSHTSIVFIRYIMLAVIARRNTDPRTFGELFYACYDEIQDITLMEALTLLLELLKTTIKQIFVLSEERVKELVAYFVNSLPAWLKGKVLLLNCES; encoded by the coding sequence ATGAAAACACCCCTCCTTTCTGGTAGAATTGACTTAGGAAAAAAAACCAATCACCACAAAGAGAGAGGTGTCTTCATGACTATCCTACCAGAAAATTTGGAAAATGAAAGGACTCTATTCCCAATGTTTTCCTCCTTTATGAAGGAGTTCAAATTGAACCAGCTTTTCCGGAAATGTTCCATCCGGAAAGAGAAAGGGTTCCCAGTCAAAGACGTCTTTCAGATGATCTTTCTCCTTGTCTTTACCGGAAAAAACGTCTCTGGGATATTTTGCTCCAAGAATCCCATTTTTCAAGGAAAGAAAGACACTCTTTACCGTTTCCTCCACAAGACTGGTGGGAACTGGCGTAAATTCCTTTTCCTCTTGAGCACCAAAGTGGTCTCTGAAGCGCTCCTTCCTTTTACCAGTTTGAAACGCTACACCTGGGTGGTGGATGATTCCCCCTATGAACGGCCTCGGAGCTTGAAAGTTGAAGGGCTCTCTCGATTCTATGATCACGCCCAAGGACGGTTCAGTCGGGGTTTCAGAATGCTCACTTTAGGACTCACCGATGGTGCTACATTCATTCCCTTTGCTTTTTCATTGTTAAGTTCTCACCAAAAAGAAAACCAGCTCTGTCCCATGGATGCCTCCATTGATGGGCGGAGCAAAAGAGCTCACCTTCGGAAAGAATCCCAAGAAAAAACTCCAGAAGTCTTCTTCAACCTCCTGGATGGAGCCTTAAAACACTGTCCTTTGGTCTCAACTATTCTCTTTGATAGTTGGTTCAGTTTTCCAGCCCTCATCCGCAAATGTGCTCTTCGCGGATTATCAGTGGTGTGCATGCTCAAAAACACCCCAAAAATTTACTATTCTTTTGGTGGAAAAGTTCTTTCTCTTTCCTCTCTTTTCAACCGGATTCAGAAAAGACCACAGGGTCCGATCCTTGGATCTTGTGTGATTAATCTCAATTTGACTGATAACCCCCTGTATGCCCGCATCGTCTTGGTCCGAAGTGAAAAACAAAAAAACCAGTGGCTGGCACTTCTTTCAACCGATCTGTCTCTTTCTGAAGACGAGATCGTCACCCTCTATGGGAAACGCTGGGATATCGAGGTTTTCTTCAAGATGGTGAAATCCTTCTTGAAACTCACTCGAGAATTTCAGGTTCGATCCTATGATGCTCTGGTATCCCATACCAGTATCGTCTTTATCCGCTATATCATGCTCGCGGTTATTGCCCGGAGAAACACCGATCCCCGAACCTTTGGCGAGCTTTTCTATGCCTGCTATGATGAAATTCAGGATATCACTCTTATGGAAGCACTCACTCTTCTTCTTGAGCTCCTGAAGACGACCATCAAACAGATTTTCGTTCTTTCAGAAGAAAGAGTCAAAGAGCTAGTTGCTTATTTTGTGAAT